GCCAGCTCCAGAGACACCTTCGTTCCCTTCTCCGCAATGATTTCCCCAGTAGATGGGTTTACAACCGTATCTGCCAGTTCCTGATGGCGAATACGGTTTCTGAGCGCCAGCTTTTTATTAAATTTATAGCGTCCCACCTTAGCCAAATCATAACGGCGCGGGTCAAAAAACATAGAATTAATAAGACTTTCGGCGCTCTCCACTGCAAGCGGCTCGCCAGGACGTATTTTTTTATACAACTCAAGAAGACCCTCCTGATAGTTCTCAGAAGTGTCCTTTCCAAAGCTCGCCAGAATCTTTGGCTCTTCTCCAAAAAGATCCACAATTTCGGCATTCGTTCCAGCGCCAAGTGCACGAATCAAAACCGTGATAGGTACCTTCCTGGTTCTGTCCACACGAACGTAAAAGATATCGTTGGAGTCGGTTTCATACTCCAGCCATGCACCACGGTTTGGAATTACTGTACTGGAATACAGTTTCTTTCCCACTTTATCGTGGGCTATTGCATAATATATACCAGGGGAACGTACTAACTGGCTTACAATAACACGCTCTGCACCATTGATAACGAAAGTGCCTGTAGCCGTCATCAATGGAAGATCGCCCATGAATATCTCATGTTCGCTGATTTCGTCTCTTTCTTTATTATACAGCCTTACCTTCACCTTTAAAGGTGCTGCATAGGTTGCATCACGCTGTTTACACTCTTCGATGGAATACTTCACATCGTCTTCGCACAGAGTAAAATCTACGAATTCCAGGCTCAGCTTACCGCTGTAATCAGAGATTGGAGATATATCTTCAAAGACCTCTTTAAGACCTTCGTCCAAAAACCAATTATAGGAATCTTTCTGAACCTCGATCAAGTTGGGCATCTCCAAAACTTCTTTTTGTCTCTGGTAACTCATCCGCATACTTTTTCCACTAACTACGGGACGCATTCTGTTTTTCTCCATTGACGTTTCACCCCTTGTGTGTTTTAATATTTATTACAACGTTATACCTGAAAATGCTGTATTTTGTGATACAGACAAACTCCTAGGCATATCTTGCCATAATAGTGCATCTTTTACAATATCACAAATTTTCAAGCATGTCAACATTTTTTTACCAGTTTGGCCTAATAGCTGAACTGATGCTTTTTTCAGACAAAACAGTAACAAAAAATTCCCCGGACTCACCTTCTTTGGGTGTCTTCGGGGAATTCTTCTGTACAGGTAAACTTATTTAAGAGTAACCTTAGCGCCTTCTGCTTCCAGTTTTGTCTTAAGATCTTCTGCTTCTGCCTTAGCAGCTGCTTCTTTAACAACTTTCGGAGCACCGTCAACAAGTGCTTTTGCTTCTTTCAGACCAAGGCCTGTAGCCTCACGTACAACTTTAATAACTTTAACCTTGTTAGGTCCAACTTCCGTAAGTTCTACATCAAACTCGTCTTTTTCTTCTGCTGCTGCAGCACCATCGCCTGCACCTGCTGCTGCTACCACAACACCTGCTGCTGCAGAAACACCAAACTCTTCTTCACAAGCTTTTACTAAATCATTTAACTCTAATACAGATAACTCTTTGATCGCTTCAATAAATTCAGCGGTTGTTAACTTTGCCATTACCATTTACCTCCAGATAGTATTTTATTTTGTTTTTTACCAGCTGATTTTATTCAGCTGCTGCCTCGCCGCCCTTAGATTCAGCAATCTGATTAAGCACACGAGCAAAGTTTGTGATAGGTGACTGAATGCTTCCGAGCAATTTCCCAAGAAGTTCTTCTCTTGATGGAATTGCGGAAAGTGCTTCAACGCCAGCCTTATCATAGTAAGCTCCTTCAACACAACCTGCAACCAGCTCTAACTTCGGAGCTGTCTTTGCAAATTTAGCAAGCACTCTTGCCGGAGCTGTAGCATCATCCCTGGAAACCGCAATAGCGTTCGTTCCTTCCAGATCTTTACAAAGCTCTTCACAAGGAGTTCCCTTGAATGCAAAATTCATCATTGTGTTTTTGTAAACTTTGTAAGCCACACCGGATTCTCTTAAATTTCTACGTAATTCAGTATCCTGTGCAACGGTAAGTCCGCTGTAATTAACCAGAACTACGGATGCAGCATCGCTGATCAGATTGGAAATTTCTTCAACAACCGGCTTTTTTTGCTCTACTTTTGCCATGATTTGGTGCACCTCCTTATAGAATTTGTGTACACGCTAAAAATCCTGTTCAGCCAAACTGAACAGGATTTGAAATTCTTTTCAAAAAAGAATGTTCATCCTCGGCAGGCGTTTTAACCCTTATGCCATACGGCACCTGCTGTCTTCGGCGTGATACTGATGTATAATAACATGTTCTTTTAGGGTTGTCAATCCTTTTTTTCAAGATATGTCATCAAATCATCAAACTGCTCTGACATTCTGTCATAGCCATGTTGATAGAAAGCCATCAGCTTATCATAGTGGGTCTCTGTCCTGCTAACCGTCTTATCAAGCGGCTGAATCACAAAGAGTTTGCCTTCCTTCTGCAGTCTTTCCACCTTTTCCACGGATTGATTATAATTCAGGAATCGGGTTTTGAAAGCTTCATACAACTCCGGAGTATTTTTCATAACATGACGATAAAACCGCTTGGCTGCCTTGCTAAAGGGCTTTTTCCGATATCCGGGATTTCTGGTCAGTATTACCACATTCTTATCATTCCCATAAGAGAACATTCTCCCTAGAGGAATTGAGTCTGAAATACCGCCATCCAAATATGGGGTTCCGTCAATTGTCACCATAGGTGAGATCACCGGCATACTGCTGGAAGCTCTGCAGATATTCATGAATTTTTTCCGGTCACCCCGCTCATCCAGATATTCCGGTTTTCCGGTAAGGCAGTTTGTAACTACCCACTCTCCCAGCATCTCTGAATTCTCATAAGTATCATAATCAAAAGGATACTTATGGTTTGGATATTCATCAAACACTTTATCCATATCAAAAAGACAGTGTTTTTTCAAAAGAACTTCAGCTCCTATATAGCTTTCTTTTTTATCCTCGTGAATCATGCAGTCTCTGGAGCGTCCAATTTGACGGGAAATATAGTCTACCCCATTGCAGCACCCCGCAGATACCCCAATAACGTGAGAAAGCCATACATCTTTTTCCATAAGATAGTCTAAAACTCCCGCTGTGAACACGCCCCGGGTTGCTCCGCCTTCCAAAACTAATCCCGCTTGTACCATAAAGACACCTCCCAGTCTCATTTTATATGCGAAAAACCGGCGCAGCCTATTACGCTGTACCGGTTTTTGTCCATTTATTATGCAAGTTTAACAGGGTTAATCCTTACGCCAGGTCCCATTGTAGGAGCGACAGTTACGCTTCTCAAATACTGACCTTTCACTGCGGAAGGTTTTGCCTTATTAATTGCACCAATCAGCGTCTGGAAGTTGTCCGCTAACTGCTCCTCTGTAAAAGAAGCTTTTCCAATTGGCACGTGAACGATGTTTGTTTTATCAAGGCGATATTCAATTTTACCTGCTTTAATATCATTTACAGCTTTTGTAACATCCATGGTTACAGTTCCGGCCTTCGGGTTTGGCATTAAACCTTTGGGTCCAAGTACACGGCCCAAACGTCCGACAACACCCATCATATCCGGGGTAGCTACCACTACATCGAAATCCAGCCATCCATCATTCTGAATCTTCGGAAGAAGTTCTTCGGCTCCTACATACTCTGCGCCCGCTGCCAAAGCTTCATCTGCTTTAGCACCTTTTGCAAATACCAGA
The window above is part of the Novisyntrophococcus fermenticellae genome. Proteins encoded here:
- a CDS encoding patatin-like phospholipase family protein; this translates as MVQAGLVLEGGATRGVFTAGVLDYLMEKDVWLSHVIGVSAGCCNGVDYISRQIGRSRDCMIHEDKKESYIGAEVLLKKHCLFDMDKVFDEYPNHKYPFDYDTYENSEMLGEWVVTNCLTGKPEYLDERGDRKKFMNICRASSSMPVISPMVTIDGTPYLDGGISDSIPLGRMFSYGNDKNVVILTRNPGYRKKPFSKAAKRFYRHVMKNTPELYEAFKTRFLNYNQSVEKVERLQKEGKLFVIQPLDKTVSRTETHYDKLMAFYQHGYDRMSEQFDDLMTYLEKKD
- the rplA gene encoding 50S ribosomal protein L1, with protein sequence MKHGKKYTEAAKAVDRATLYDPADAISMVKKLAIAKFDETIEVHIRTGCDGRHADQQIRGAVVLPHGTGKKVRVLVFAKGAKADEALAAGAEYVGAEELLPKIQNDGWLDFDVVVATPDMMGVVGRLGRVLGPKGLMPNPKAGTVTMDVTKAVNDIKAGKIEYRLDKTNIVHVPIGKASFTEEQLADNFQTLIGAINKAKPSAVKGQYLRSVTVAPTMGPGVRINPVKLA
- the rplJ gene encoding 50S ribosomal protein L10; this encodes MAKVEQKKPVVEEISNLISDAASVVLVNYSGLTVAQDTELRRNLRESGVAYKVYKNTMMNFAFKGTPCEELCKDLEGTNAIAVSRDDATAPARVLAKFAKTAPKLELVAGCVEGAYYDKAGVEALSAIPSREELLGKLLGSIQSPITNFARVLNQIAESKGGEAAAE
- the rplL gene encoding 50S ribosomal protein L7/L12; this encodes MAKLTTAEFIEAIKELSVLELNDLVKACEEEFGVSAAAGVVVAAAGAGDGAAAAEEKDEFDVELTEVGPNKVKVIKVVREATGLGLKEAKALVDGAPKVVKEAAAKAEAEDLKTKLEAEGAKVTLK